A region of Thermococcus barossii DNA encodes the following proteins:
- a CDS encoding CBS domain-containing protein has translation MAPRIAVGQVVKRKAVIVKPDDTVHRVARILSKNKVGSAVVVKDDEIVGIITDRDILDKVVAKGRDPKTVKVEEVMTKNPITIEDDYEVQDAIDKMMDKGIRRLLVTRLGRPIGFVTAADLLAALNTYSGGSEEETSEETEVYGICELCGQYGPLYKVYIEGGEKWICESCKDSLNL, from the coding sequence ATGGCACCTAGGATAGCCGTGGGACAAGTGGTTAAGAGAAAGGCAGTCATCGTCAAGCCGGACGACACCGTCCACAGGGTCGCCAGGATTCTCTCAAAGAACAAGGTGGGAAGCGCGGTTGTTGTTAAAGACGACGAAATCGTTGGAATAATAACCGACCGCGACATACTCGACAAGGTCGTTGCGAAGGGGAGAGATCCCAAGACCGTCAAGGTCGAGGAGGTTATGACGAAGAACCCGATAACCATCGAGGACGACTATGAGGTTCAGGACGCGATTGACAAGATGATGGACAAGGGTATAAGAAGACTCCTCGTTACCAGGCTCGGAAGGCCGATAGGCTTCGTCACCGCCGCGGACCTTCTCGCTGCGCTCAACACGTACTCCGGTGGGAGCGAGGAGGAGACCAGCGAAGAAACGGAGGTCTACGGCATCTGCGAACTCTGCGGCCAGTACGGTCCCCTCTACAAGGTCTACATCGAGGGCGGCGAGAAGTGGATCTGTGAGAGCTGCAAGGACAGCCTCAACCTCTGA
- a CDS encoding NTPase, with protein MVLRIFVTGPAGVGKTTLVERVAREADRWGYLVGGMITREVRRGGRRVGFRITALDTGEEGTLASVRGTSHLPGVPLGKYVVHVDELERVGVSAIRRALVEADLIVIDEIGPMEYKSDEFVRVIGEVLKSEKPLLAVVHRKMADKFRPLGKLYTLSVENRNRAFAEVLDEVMKELKGVRG; from the coding sequence ATGGTGCTGAGGATATTCGTTACCGGCCCGGCGGGAGTCGGGAAGACGACGCTGGTGGAGAGGGTCGCGAGGGAAGCCGACCGCTGGGGCTACCTCGTCGGTGGAATGATCACAAGAGAGGTGCGGAGGGGTGGAAGGAGGGTGGGCTTCAGGATTACTGCCCTCGACACCGGAGAGGAGGGAACCCTGGCCAGCGTTAGAGGGACCTCGCACCTCCCAGGTGTTCCCTTAGGGAAGTACGTCGTCCACGTTGATGAGCTTGAGCGGGTCGGCGTTTCGGCGATAAGGCGCGCCCTTGTTGAGGCTGACCTAATAGTCATAGATGAGATCGGCCCGATGGAGTACAAGAGCGACGAGTTTGTTAGGGTCATCGGCGAGGTTCTGAAGTCCGAGAAACCGCTGTTGGCGGTCGTCCACAGGAAGATGGCCGATAAATTCCGTCCCCTTGGAAAGCTCTACACGCTGAGTGTCGAGAACAGGAACAGGGCCTTCGCTGAGGTGCTCGATGAAGTTATGAAAGAACTGAAGGGAGTCAGAGGTTGA